A window of the Verminephrobacter eiseniae EF01-2 genome harbors these coding sequences:
- the badI gene encoding 2-ketocyclohexanecarboxyl-CoA hydrolase — protein MDFEDILYAVRNGVAWITINRPDKMNAFRGQTCDELIAALNKAGYDREVGAIVLAGAGDRAFCTGGDQSAHSGNYDGRGTIGLPMEELHSAIRDVPKPVIARVQGYAIGGGNVLATICDLTICSDKAQFGQVGPKMGSVDPGYGTAFLARVVGEKKAREIWYLNRRYGGAEAVAMGLANFCFPHAELDAEVQKIGEELCERSPTALAIAKRSFNADTAHQAGIAGLGMYALKLYYDTQESREGANALREKRKPEFRKYAK, from the coding sequence ATGGATTTCGAAGACATCCTGTACGCAGTGCGCAACGGCGTGGCCTGGATCACGATCAACCGGCCCGACAAGATGAATGCCTTTCGCGGCCAGACCTGCGACGAGCTCATCGCGGCGCTGAACAAGGCCGGCTACGACCGCGAAGTGGGCGCCATCGTGCTCGCCGGCGCCGGCGACCGGGCCTTCTGCACCGGTGGCGACCAGTCGGCCCACAGCGGCAACTACGACGGGCGCGGCACCATCGGTCTGCCGATGGAAGAACTGCACAGCGCCATCCGCGACGTGCCCAAGCCCGTGATCGCCCGCGTGCAGGGCTATGCGATCGGCGGCGGCAACGTGCTGGCCACCATCTGCGACCTGACCATCTGCTCGGACAAGGCGCAGTTCGGCCAGGTGGGCCCGAAAATGGGCTCGGTGGACCCCGGCTACGGCACCGCCTTCCTGGCCCGCGTGGTGGGCGAGAAGAAAGCCCGCGAAATCTGGTACCTGAACCGCCGCTACGGCGGTGCCGAGGCCGTCGCCATGGGTCTGGCCAACTTCTGCTTTCCGCACGCCGAGCTCGACGCCGAAGTGCAAAAGATCGGCGAGGAGTTGTGCGAGCGCAGCCCGACGGCGCTGGCCATCGCCAAGCGCAGTTTCAATGCCGACACCGCCCACCAGGCCGGCATCGCCGGCCTGGGCATGTACGCGCTCAAGCTGTACTACGACACGCAAGAATCGCGCGAAGGCGCCAACGCGCTCAGGGAAAAGCGCAAGCCCGAATTCCGCAAGTACGCCAAGTAA
- a CDS encoding MarR family winged helix-turn-helix transcriptional regulator, giving the protein MENPMNKENSTRMDLANRLFFRLYQCANMLHKTGTKAVEEEGLTTQQWAVLGALSRPNAEAGMGVGDLARYLLVSRQNLSGLISRMERDGHIAIAPDGRDRRARLVTMTESGRHVWNVLARPKIRSYYERALSDFSIGDMAHSLHYLLKLLENMKKLDGEAESSSLDNYPAAQRGAI; this is encoded by the coding sequence ATGGAAAACCCTATGAATAAGGAAAATTCGACGCGCATGGATCTGGCCAACCGCCTCTTCTTTCGTTTGTATCAATGTGCCAACATGTTGCATAAAACGGGAACGAAGGCCGTGGAGGAAGAGGGCCTGACCACACAGCAATGGGCGGTTTTGGGCGCCTTGTCGCGGCCGAATGCCGAAGCCGGAATGGGTGTCGGAGATCTGGCGCGCTACCTGCTGGTCAGTCGCCAGAATCTCTCGGGTTTGATCAGTCGCATGGAGCGCGACGGGCACATCGCCATTGCTCCGGATGGACGCGATAGGCGGGCGCGGCTGGTCACGATGACCGAGTCCGGGCGCCATGTCTGGAACGTATTGGCGCGGCCAAAAATTCGCTCGTACTATGAGCGGGCCTTGTCTGACTTTTCGATTGGCGACATGGCCCACTCACTGCACTACCTGCTCAAGCTGCTGGAGAACATGAAAAAGCTCGATGGTGAAGCAGAAAGCAGCAGTCTCGACAACTACCCCGCCGCACAGCGCGGCGCCATCTGA
- the aliA gene encoding cyclohexanecarboxylate-CoA ligase, with translation MEFDAVLIAPRRAASVAQGLWHDKTINTELDACVAHCPDKLALTAVQAHSGAVERMTYRELAAMADRVAVGLTRLGVRRNDTVACQLPNWWQFTVTYLACSRIGAVMNPLMHILREHELSFMLKHGQARVVIVPKMFRGFDFEAMVAALRPALPDLQHVVVVGGAGDNSFEKLLSAPAWEAAQDALGILTRHRPGPDDVTQLIYTSGTTGEPKGVMHTANTLMANIIPYARRLKLGAGDVVLMASPMAHQTGFMYGLMMPILLRQSVVLLDIWEPLRAIDLIRSEAVGFTMASTPFLTDLARNVQESGKTVPTLKIFLCAGAPIPGPLVEQARRVLGSKIVSAWGMTENGAVTTIGLDDEDERAINTDGCPLPGVELKVVDTDGSPLPAGQAGKLYVRSCSNFGGYLGRPHLNGTDAEGWFDTGDLARIDERGYVRITGRSKDVIIRGGENIPVVEIESLLYRHPAIALAAIVAYPDERLGERACAVVVPKAGQTVDLPAIVEFLRSQKVAAQYIPERLVVRESIPSTPSGKMQKFKLREMLREELHGGP, from the coding sequence ATGGAATTCGACGCCGTACTGATTGCCCCCCGCCGTGCCGCCAGCGTGGCGCAGGGCCTGTGGCACGACAAAACCATCAACACCGAACTCGACGCCTGTGTCGCCCACTGCCCGGACAAACTGGCCCTGACCGCCGTGCAGGCGCACAGTGGCGCCGTCGAGCGCATGACCTACCGCGAACTGGCCGCCATGGCGGACCGCGTAGCGGTCGGCCTGACCCGCCTGGGCGTGCGCCGCAACGACACGGTGGCCTGCCAGTTGCCCAACTGGTGGCAGTTCACTGTCACTTATCTGGCGTGTTCGCGCATTGGCGCCGTCATGAACCCGCTGATGCACATCTTGCGCGAGCACGAACTGTCATTCATGCTCAAACATGGCCAGGCCAGGGTCGTGATCGTGCCCAAGATGTTTCGCGGGTTCGACTTCGAAGCCATGGTCGCCGCCTTGCGGCCCGCGCTGCCCGACCTGCAGCATGTGGTCGTGGTCGGCGGCGCCGGCGACAACAGTTTCGAGAAACTGCTCAGCGCACCGGCCTGGGAAGCGGCGCAGGACGCGCTCGGCATCCTGACCCGGCACCGCCCCGGCCCCGATGACGTGACACAGCTGATCTACACCTCGGGCACGACCGGCGAGCCCAAGGGCGTGATGCACACGGCCAACACCCTCATGGCCAACATCATCCCCTACGCCCGGCGCCTGAAACTCGGTGCCGGCGATGTGGTGCTGATGGCCTCGCCGATGGCGCACCAGACCGGCTTCATGTACGGGCTGATGATGCCCATCCTGCTGCGCCAGAGCGTGGTGCTGCTCGACATCTGGGAGCCGCTGCGCGCCATCGACCTGATCCGCAGCGAGGCGGTGGGCTTCACCATGGCGTCCACACCCTTCCTCACCGATCTGGCCAGGAATGTGCAGGAATCGGGCAAGACGGTCCCGACGCTCAAGATCTTCCTGTGCGCCGGCGCCCCGATCCCTGGCCCCTTGGTGGAACAAGCGCGGCGCGTGCTGGGCAGCAAGATCGTGTCGGCCTGGGGCATGACGGAAAACGGCGCGGTCACCACGATCGGGCTCGACGACGAGGACGAGCGCGCCATCAACACCGACGGCTGCCCGCTGCCTGGCGTGGAACTGAAGGTGGTCGATACCGACGGCAGCCCCCTGCCGGCGGGCCAGGCCGGCAAACTCTACGTGCGCTCCTGCTCGAACTTTGGCGGTTACCTCGGGCGCCCCCACCTGAACGGCACCGATGCCGAGGGCTGGTTCGACACCGGCGACCTGGCGCGCATCGATGAACGGGGCTATGTGCGCATCACCGGCCGCAGCAAGGACGTGATCATCCGCGGCGGCGAGAACATCCCGGTGGTCGAGATCGAATCCCTGTTGTACCGCCACCCTGCGATTGCCCTGGCGGCCATCGTCGCCTACCCGGATGAACGCCTGGGCGAGCGCGCCTGCGCGGTCGTGGTGCCCAAGGCCGGCCAGACCGTGGACCTGCCCGCCATCGTGGAATTCCTGCGCTCGCAAAAGGTCGCGGCCCAGTACATCCCCGAACGTCTCGTGGTGCGCGAATCGATTCCGTCCACGCCGTCCGGAAAGATGCAGAAATTCAAGCTGCGCGAGATGTTGCGCGAAGAACTGCACGGGGGCCCATGA
- the aliB gene encoding cyclohexanecarboxyl-CoA dehydrogenase has translation MPPNPYVDEDLQALAEHARRFARGRVAPGFLERDQHRVLDRALLREMGALGFICPELPERLGGQGLGCLAAGVIHEEIARADLSFSYLNLLASLNGQILSRYGAPEVATPWLHKLARGEAICAIALTEPHAGSDAARLRLRIDRDGDCYVVDGEKTSISAADQADIAVVFGRTGTPGSAAHGVTALLVPMNTPGITTRRFDCHGQRAIGRGSIFFENVRIPLNHRLGDENEGFVQVMQGFDFSRSLIGLQCLSVARAALEETWQYITGRQAFGQPLSAFQGVTHPLARYDTEVEGARLLCLQGLWLKDQGLPHTAEAGMAKWWGPKLAYDAIHQCLLCHGHGGYDRGRMEQRLRDVLGFQIGDGTAQIMKTIIARTRAGRQFVPA, from the coding sequence ATGCCTCCGAACCCCTATGTCGACGAAGACTTGCAGGCGCTGGCCGAGCACGCCCGGCGCTTTGCACGCGGCCGGGTCGCCCCCGGTTTTCTGGAGCGCGACCAGCATCGCGTGCTCGATCGCGCGCTGCTGCGGGAAATGGGCGCGCTCGGGTTCATCTGCCCGGAGTTGCCGGAACGACTGGGTGGCCAGGGGCTGGGTTGCCTGGCGGCGGGGGTGATCCACGAGGAGATCGCGCGCGCCGACCTGAGTTTTTCCTACCTGAACCTGCTGGCCTCCCTGAACGGGCAAATCCTGTCCCGGTACGGTGCGCCCGAGGTGGCCACGCCCTGGTTGCACAAACTGGCCAGGGGTGAGGCCATCTGCGCGATTGCCTTGACCGAACCGCACGCCGGCTCGGACGCCGCCCGGTTGCGTCTGCGCATCGACCGCGATGGCGACTGCTACGTCGTCGATGGCGAAAAGACCTCCATCTCGGCCGCCGACCAGGCCGACATCGCCGTGGTGTTCGGCCGCACGGGCACGCCCGGGTCGGCCGCCCACGGCGTGACCGCGCTGCTGGTGCCGATGAACACCCCCGGCATCACGACCCGCCGCTTCGATTGCCATGGACAGCGCGCCATTGGCCGCGGATCCATTTTTTTCGAGAACGTGCGCATTCCGCTGAATCACCGTCTGGGTGACGAGAACGAGGGCTTCGTTCAGGTCATGCAGGGCTTTGACTTTTCGCGCTCGCTGATTGGCCTGCAATGCCTGTCCGTCGCGCGCGCGGCGCTCGAAGAGACCTGGCAGTACATCACCGGGCGCCAGGCGTTCGGTCAGCCGCTGTCGGCATTCCAGGGCGTGACGCACCCGCTGGCCCGGTACGACACCGAGGTCGAGGGCGCGCGCCTGTTGTGCCTGCAGGGCCTGTGGCTCAAGGACCAGGGCCTGCCGCACACCGCCGAGGCCGGCATGGCCAAGTGGTGGGGCCCCAAACTGGCCTACGACGCGATTCACCAATGCCTGCTGTGCCATGGGCATGGCGGCTACGACCGGGGGCGGATGGAGCAGCGCCTGCGCGACGTGCTGGGCTTCCAGATCGGCGACGGCACCGCCCAGATCATGAAAACCATCATTGCCCGCACACGCGCCGGCCGCCAGTTCGTGCCCGCCTGA
- a CDS encoding branched-chain amino acid ABC transporter permease — translation MTLARIGVLSLLALALGAGIAGLAGSGSLLGVLTQAVIYAIFALGVGVLLRQSGLVSFGHALFFGAAGYGMGVVLALDWMPAEAAIPVVLLAIGVLAFLIGLVIVRVPGIAFGMLTLAIGQMAYLLAFRARGLTGGADGMGIHWPATLFGYSQSALLKPATVFLIAWVSMVLTTVLLLFILRTRFGAITEAIRDNEERARFIGIGTTAPRAAVYALSAVVAGIAGILSSLNTGFVSPENLHWSVSAITLLMVIVGGFEKLAGPIIGAIVYVMFKDLLGGYATHSMALFGAALIAVIVFSPHGIAGALERLYIRLRHGPGVRRESV, via the coding sequence ATGACACTTGCCCGCATCGGTGTGCTTTCGCTGCTCGCCTTGGCGCTGGGCGCCGGCATCGCCGGACTCGCCGGTTCCGGCAGTCTGCTGGGAGTGCTGACGCAGGCCGTCATCTACGCCATCTTTGCCCTGGGCGTTGGCGTGCTGCTGCGGCAAAGCGGCCTGGTGAGCTTCGGCCATGCCCTGTTCTTCGGCGCGGCCGGCTACGGCATGGGCGTCGTGCTGGCGCTCGATTGGATGCCGGCGGAGGCGGCCATTCCCGTGGTTCTGTTGGCCATCGGCGTGCTGGCCTTCCTGATCGGGCTGGTCATCGTCCGCGTGCCCGGCATTGCCTTTGGCATGTTGACACTGGCCATCGGGCAAATGGCCTATCTGCTGGCCTTTCGCGCCCGCGGCCTGACCGGCGGCGCGGACGGCATGGGCATCCACTGGCCGGCAACCCTGTTCGGGTATTCACAGTCCGCGCTGCTCAAGCCCGCCACGGTGTTCCTGATCGCGTGGGTATCGATGGTGCTGACGACGGTGCTGCTGCTGTTCATCCTGAGAACGCGCTTTGGCGCCATTACCGAGGCGATCCGCGACAACGAGGAGCGCGCCCGCTTCATCGGCATCGGCACCACGGCACCCCGTGCGGCGGTCTATGCGCTGTCGGCCGTGGTCGCCGGCATTGCCGGCATTCTGTCCTCGCTCAATACCGGGTTTGTCTCGCCGGAGAACCTGCACTGGAGCGTCTCGGCCATCACGCTGCTGATGGTGATCGTCGGCGGCTTCGAGAAGCTCGCCGGCCCCATCATCGGCGCCATTGTCTACGTCATGTTCAAGGACCTGCTGGGCGGCTACGCCACCCACTCGATGGCCCTCTTTGGCGCCGCGCTGATTGCCGTCATCGTGTTCTCGCCGCACGGCATCGCCGGCGCGCTGGAGCGTCTGTACATTCGCTTGCGCCATGGCCCCGGCGTCCGCAGGGAATCGGTATGA
- the badH gene encoding 2-hydroxycyclohexanecarboxyl-CoA dehydrogenase, giving the protein MAPLDGKTIIVTGGGGGIGGATCRRLAQDGAQVAVFDMDLQAAQKVAHAIQGAGGAAVAFQCDITDRARVDSAVAATIARWGRIDVLVNNAGWDIFKPFTRTVPAEWERLIAINLTGALHMHHAVLPGMVQRRAGRIVNIASDAARGGSSGEAVYSACKGALVALSKTLAREHARQGITVNVVCPGPTDTALLTGMAEGARDPAKLIEAFKSAIPLGRLGRPEDLAGAIAFFASDDASFITGQVLSVSGGLTMHG; this is encoded by the coding sequence ATGGCGCCATTGGACGGCAAGACCATCATCGTGACAGGCGGCGGCGGCGGCATCGGCGGTGCCACCTGCCGGCGTCTGGCGCAAGATGGCGCCCAGGTGGCGGTGTTTGACATGGACCTGCAGGCCGCCCAAAAAGTGGCGCATGCCATCCAGGGCGCGGGCGGAGCCGCCGTTGCGTTCCAGTGCGACATCACCGACCGCGCCCGGGTGGACAGCGCCGTCGCCGCCACGATCGCCCGATGGGGCCGCATCGACGTGCTGGTGAACAACGCCGGCTGGGACATATTCAAGCCCTTCACCAGGACGGTGCCCGCCGAGTGGGAGCGACTGATTGCCATCAACCTGACCGGCGCGCTGCACATGCACCATGCGGTGTTGCCCGGCATGGTGCAGCGCAGAGCCGGCCGCATCGTCAACATCGCGTCCGATGCGGCGCGTGGCGGCTCCTCCGGCGAGGCCGTCTACTCCGCCTGCAAGGGCGCTCTGGTGGCACTGTCCAAGACCCTGGCCCGCGAACATGCCCGCCAAGGCATCACGGTCAACGTGGTCTGCCCCGGCCCGACCGACACCGCCCTGCTGACGGGCATGGCCGAAGGCGCCCGCGACCCGGCCAAGCTCATCGAGGCTTTCAAAAGCGCCATTCCGCTCGGACGCCTGGGTCGGCCCGAAGACCTGGCCGGCGCCATTGCCTTTTTTGCCAGCGACGACGCCAGCTTCATCACGGGCCAGGTCCTCAGCGTCTCCGGCGGCCTGACCATGCACGGCTGA
- a CDS encoding acyl-CoA dehydrogenase family protein, giving the protein MIERSLFRPEHQAFADSFRRFIDKEISPHHAAWEDQGHVSREVWQQAGANGFLCMSMPEEYGGAGADQLYAVAQIEEIARAGCTGIGFGLHSEIVAPYILRYGSAEQKSRYLPPMASGAMIGAIAMSEPAAGSDLQGIQTQAIQSADGSHYLLRGSKTFITNGWHADLVIVVAKTDPAAGAKGISLLLVERGMPGFEAGRRLKKVGLKAQDTAELFFDNVRVPAGNLLGGPALQGRGFICLMEQLPWERLQIAITAVAAAQAAIDSTVDYVKQRQVFGQPVAAFQNTRYTLAELQTEVQVARVFVDKCCELLLQQKLDSASASMAKYWTTDLQCKVMDECVQLHGGYGYMWEYPIARAYADARVQRIYGGTNEIMKEVIARAMGLSGR; this is encoded by the coding sequence ATGATCGAACGCAGCTTGTTCCGGCCCGAGCACCAGGCATTTGCCGACAGCTTTCGCCGCTTCATCGACAAAGAAATCAGCCCGCACCACGCAGCATGGGAAGACCAGGGCCATGTCAGCCGCGAGGTCTGGCAGCAGGCCGGCGCGAACGGCTTTTTGTGCATGAGCATGCCCGAGGAATACGGCGGCGCCGGGGCCGACCAGCTCTACGCCGTCGCGCAAATCGAAGAAATCGCCCGCGCCGGCTGCACCGGCATCGGCTTCGGGCTGCACAGCGAGATCGTCGCGCCCTACATCCTGCGCTACGGCAGCGCAGAGCAAAAATCCAGATACCTGCCGCCAATGGCCAGCGGGGCCATGATCGGCGCCATCGCGATGAGCGAGCCGGCCGCCGGCAGCGACCTGCAAGGCATCCAGACCCAGGCCATTCAAAGCGCGGACGGCAGCCACTATCTGCTGCGCGGCAGCAAAACCTTCATCACCAACGGCTGGCATGCCGACCTGGTGATCGTGGTGGCCAAGACCGACCCGGCCGCCGGCGCCAAGGGCATCAGCTTGCTGCTCGTCGAACGCGGCATGCCGGGCTTCGAGGCAGGCCGGCGCCTGAAAAAGGTGGGGCTGAAGGCACAGGACACCGCCGAGCTGTTCTTCGACAACGTGCGCGTGCCCGCCGGGAACCTGCTGGGCGGCCCCGCGCTGCAAGGGCGCGGCTTCATCTGCCTGATGGAGCAGTTGCCCTGGGAGCGCCTGCAGATCGCCATCACCGCCGTGGCCGCAGCCCAGGCCGCGATCGACTCGACGGTGGACTACGTCAAACAGCGCCAGGTGTTCGGCCAGCCCGTGGCCGCGTTCCAGAACACGCGCTACACCCTGGCCGAGCTACAGACCGAGGTGCAGGTGGCGCGCGTGTTCGTCGACAAATGCTGCGAACTGCTGCTGCAACAAAAGCTCGACAGCGCCAGCGCCAGCATGGCCAAGTACTGGACCACCGACCTGCAATGCAAGGTCATGGACGAATGCGTGCAACTGCACGGCGGCTACGGCTACATGTGGGAATACCCGATCGCCCGCGCCTACGCCGACGCGCGCGTGCAGCGCATCTATGGCGGCACCAACGAAATCATGAAAGAAGTGATCGCGCGCGCGATGGGACTTTCCGGCCGCTGA
- a CDS encoding ABC transporter substrate-binding protein, producing MKLHHFAASIIASLAMAGACAQTQGVAKDSITLGSIQDLSGPLAGFGKQARLGMMLRVDEANEQGGVNGRKLDLKVEDSGYDPKRAVLAAQKLVNQDKIFIMIGHIGTAQNLAAMPVQFSKNVINFLPLTGAREMYEPWHRLKYSSFVPYYDQIRLAVPRLIKEKNARKICTIYQDDEFGLEVMRGGEAALKTLGLEFTEKTTYKRGATDFSSQVAKMKSAGCDLVILGTVIRETIGTIGEARKTGFDPTFLGSGAAYTDLIHKLGGKPMDGLYAAMTVQHPYLDEASQPLRFWANKYKTRFNEDPSVFSVYGYSVVDVFIRAAQKAGPQLTTDSFIAAMDTMLIAPDIFGNPEVSYGPQKRLGSDLTRLSQIVDGKWKVVSDYIQP from the coding sequence ATGAAACTTCATCACTTTGCCGCATCGATCATTGCCAGCCTGGCCATGGCCGGCGCCTGTGCGCAGACCCAGGGCGTCGCCAAGGACAGCATCACGCTGGGCTCGATACAAGACCTCTCCGGCCCGCTGGCCGGCTTTGGCAAGCAGGCGCGGCTGGGGATGATGCTGCGCGTCGACGAGGCCAACGAACAGGGCGGCGTCAACGGCCGCAAGCTCGATCTGAAGGTCGAGGACTCGGGCTACGACCCCAAGAGGGCGGTGCTGGCGGCGCAAAAGCTGGTCAACCAGGACAAAATCTTCATCATGATCGGGCATATCGGCACGGCCCAGAACCTGGCCGCAATGCCGGTGCAGTTCAGCAAGAACGTCATCAACTTTCTGCCCCTGACCGGCGCGCGCGAGATGTATGAACCCTGGCACAGGCTCAAGTATTCGTCTTTCGTCCCCTACTACGACCAGATTCGCCTGGCAGTGCCCCGGCTGATCAAGGAAAAGAACGCCCGCAAAATCTGCACCATCTACCAGGACGACGAGTTCGGCCTGGAGGTGATGCGCGGCGGCGAGGCGGCCCTCAAGACCCTGGGCCTGGAGTTCACCGAAAAGACCACGTACAAGCGCGGCGCCACCGATTTCTCGTCCCAGGTGGCGAAGATGAAATCCGCCGGCTGCGACCTCGTGATCCTGGGCACCGTGATCCGCGAAACCATAGGCACCATCGGCGAGGCGCGCAAAACCGGCTTCGACCCCACCTTCCTGGGCTCCGGCGCCGCCTACACCGACCTGATCCACAAACTCGGCGGCAAGCCCATGGACGGCCTGTACGCCGCGATGACCGTGCAGCACCCCTATCTGGATGAAGCCTCGCAGCCGCTGCGCTTTTGGGCCAACAAGTACAAGACCCGGTTCAACGAAGATCCGAGCGTGTTCTCGGTCTATGGCTACAGCGTGGTCGATGTGTTCATTCGCGCAGCCCAAAAAGCCGGCCCCCAACTGACGACCGACAGCTTCATCGCGGCCATGGACACCATGCTCATCGCGCCCGACATCTTCGGCAACCCCGAGGTCAGCTACGGCCCGCAAAAGCGCCTGGGCAGCGACCTGACGCGCCTGTCGCAAATCGTCGACGGCAAGTGGAAGGTGGTGTCCGACTACATCCAGCCCTGA
- a CDS encoding branched-chain amino acid ABC transporter permease, with product MLSIHLFNGLVYGALLIVMSSGLALIYGLRRVVNFAHGALYMLGAYIGYSVALRSNFWLALLAAPAAMAVVGLLLDRYGLRLLQDREPLTVMLVTFGLLLILEDLVAFIWGKGNHSLFTPDLLDFPVHLLGHEVPAYRMGVIAVGALVAVGLTLWLRLSKIGLYVRAASTDPVTSAMQGVDTDLISAVVVGLGSALAGLAGVVAAPFLSLSPHMSSDVLIDSFVVVVIGGLGSLAGAFAAALLLGMVQAIGAVYMPGVSVLLPFIFMIAILICKPSGLAGSRT from the coding sequence ATGCTGAGCATCCATCTGTTCAACGGCCTGGTGTACGGCGCGCTGCTGATCGTCATGAGTTCGGGGCTGGCGCTGATCTACGGCCTGCGCCGCGTGGTCAACTTTGCGCATGGTGCGCTCTACATGCTGGGCGCCTACATCGGCTACTCCGTGGCGCTGCGCAGCAATTTCTGGCTGGCGCTGCTGGCCGCGCCGGCCGCCATGGCCGTGGTCGGCCTGCTGCTGGACCGCTATGGCTTGCGCCTGCTGCAAGACCGCGAACCGCTGACTGTGATGCTGGTCACCTTCGGGTTGCTGCTGATTCTGGAAGACCTGGTGGCATTCATCTGGGGCAAGGGCAACCACTCCCTGTTCACACCGGATTTGCTCGACTTCCCGGTCCATCTTCTGGGCCACGAGGTACCCGCCTACCGCATGGGCGTGATCGCCGTGGGGGCCCTCGTCGCCGTCGGCCTGACGCTGTGGCTGCGCCTGTCGAAGATCGGCCTGTATGTGCGCGCGGCGAGCACGGACCCGGTCACGAGCGCCATGCAAGGCGTCGACACCGACCTCATCAGCGCCGTCGTCGTGGGCCTGGGCAGCGCGCTGGCGGGCCTGGCGGGTGTGGTGGCGGCACCGTTCCTGTCCCTGTCGCCGCACATGAGTTCGGACGTGCTGATCGACTCCTTCGTGGTGGTGGTCATTGGCGGACTGGGCTCGCTGGCCGGTGCCTTTGCCGCCGCCCTGCTGCTGGGGATGGTGCAGGCCATCGGCGCGGTGTACATGCCCGGGGTCTCGGTGCTGCTGCCCTTCATCTTCATGATCGCCATCCTGATCTGCAAGCCCTCCGGGCTGGCCGGCAGCCGAACCTGA
- a CDS encoding ABC transporter substrate-binding protein, with protein MTLHHLAASIMASLAMAGACAQTQGVARDSITLGSIQDLSGPVAGFGKQARLGMLLRVDEANEQGGVNGRKLDLKVEDSGYDPKRAVLAAQKLVNQDKIFIMIGHIGTAQNLAAMPVQFSKNVINFLPLTGAREVYEPWHRLKYAFIVSYYDQIRLAAPRLIKEKNAGKICTIYQDDEFGLEVMRGGEAALKAMGLEFTEKTTYKRGATDFSSQVAKMKSAGCDLVILGTVIRETIGTIGEARKTGFSPAFLGTSAAYTDLIHKLGGKPMDGLYATMTVQHPYLDEASQPLRFWANKYKTRFNEDPSVFSVYGYSVVDVFVRAARKAGPRLTSDSFIAAMDTMLIAPDIFGSAEASYGPQKRLGSSLARLSQIVDGKWKVVSDYIQP; from the coding sequence ATGACACTTCATCACCTTGCCGCATCGATCATGGCCAGCCTGGCCATGGCCGGCGCCTGTGCGCAGACCCAGGGCGTTGCCAGGGACAGCATCACACTGGGTTCGATACAAGACCTCTCCGGCCCGGTGGCCGGCTTCGGCAAGCAGGCGCGGCTGGGGATGCTGCTGCGCGTCGACGAGGCCAACGAACAGGGCGGCGTCAACGGCCGCAAGCTCGATCTGAAAGTCGAGGACTCGGGCTACGACCCCAAGAGGGCGGTGCTGGCGGCGCAAAAGCTGGTCAACCAGGACAAGATCTTCATCATGATCGGGCATATCGGCACGGCCCAGAACCTGGCCGCAATGCCCGTGCAGTTCAGCAAGAACGTCATCAACTTTCTGCCCCTGACCGGCGCGCGCGAAGTGTACGAACCCTGGCACAGGCTCAAATATGCGTTCATCGTTTCCTACTATGACCAGATCCGCCTGGCAGCGCCCCGGCTGATCAAGGAAAAGAACGCCGGCAAGATCTGCACCATCTACCAGGACGACGAGTTCGGCCTGGAGGTGATGCGCGGCGGCGAGGCGGCCCTCAAGGCCATGGGCCTGGAGTTCACCGAAAAGACCACGTACAAGCGCGGCGCCACCGATTTCTCGTCCCAGGTGGCGAAGATGAAATCCGCCGGCTGCGACCTCGTGATCCTGGGCACGGTGATCCGCGAAACCATAGGCACCATCGGCGAGGCGCGCAAAACCGGCTTCAGCCCCGCCTTCCTGGGCACCTCGGCCGCCTACACCGACCTGATCCACAAGCTCGGCGGCAAGCCCATGGACGGCCTGTACGCCACGATGACCGTGCAGCACCCCTATCTGGATGAAGCCTCGCAGCCGCTGCGCTTTTGGGCCAACAAGTACAAGACCCGGTTCAACGAAGACCCGAGCGTGTTCTCGGTCTACGGCTACAGCGTGGTCGATGTGTTCGTTCGCGCAGCCCGAAAAGCCGGCCCCCGACTGACGAGCGACAGCTTCATCGCGGCCATGGACACCATGCTCATCGCGCCCGACATCTTCGGCAGCGCCGAGGCCAGCTACGGCCCGCAAAAACGCCTGGGCAGCAGCCTGGCGCGCCTGTCGCAAATCGTCGACGGCAAGTGGAAGGTAGTGTCCGACTACATCCAGCCCTGA